The proteins below are encoded in one region of bacterium:
- a CDS encoding HD-GYP domain-containing protein encodes MVVVFMVFNILAQNPVWRESLWAIKILAFGGIFIVTFLVGSYFLGQIDNRIRERDEKIAELERLQRIEEEANEEIVSINQMVNDQVIELTRLSQELETAYIDTVNSLAKSLDSRDRYTHGHSERVAGWAVLIAERIGYSREDLQRIRQSALLHDLGKIGVEDSILKKDGPLTDEERKAMQMHPVYGYEILKGVRFLAPCLDGILYHHERMDGKGYPSGLSGYDIPLDARVISVGDVYDAMTSDRPYRKGMPKDKALQIIKEIAGTQLDAELVEVFLEIIREKESAKSGKVAAAV; translated from the coding sequence ATGGTCGTCGTATTCATGGTTTTCAACATCCTCGCGCAGAATCCAGTCTGGCGCGAAAGCCTTTGGGCGATCAAAATCCTCGCCTTTGGCGGCATTTTCATCGTTACATTCCTTGTCGGAAGTTACTTCCTTGGCCAGATCGACAACCGCATCAGGGAACGCGACGAAAAAATCGCCGAACTTGAACGCCTTCAGCGCATCGAAGAGGAGGCAAACGAGGAAATAGTCTCGATCAACCAGATGGTCAACGACCAGGTCATCGAGCTTACCCGTCTCTCCCAGGAACTCGAAACGGCTTATATAGACACCGTCAATTCGCTCGCGAAATCGCTCGACAGCCGCGACAGATACACGCACGGCCACAGCGAGCGCGTCGCGGGTTGGGCGGTGCTTATCGCGGAGCGGATAGGTTATTCGCGCGAGGATCTTCAGCGCATACGTCAGAGCGCATTGCTTCACGACCTCGGCAAAATCGGCGTAGAGGATTCCATTCTCAAGAAGGACGGGCCGCTTACCGACGAAGAACGCAAAGCTATGCAGATGCATCCGGTTTACGGCTACGAGATACTCAAAGGCGTCAGATTCTTGGCACCGTGCCTTGACGGAATCCTGTATCACCACGAAAGAATGGACGGCAAAGGTTATCCGTCCGGACTTTCGGGCTACGACATTCCGCTCGACGCACGCGTGATTTCCGTCGGCGACGTTTACGACGCGATGACCAGCGACCGCCCTTACAGAAAGGGAATGCCCAAAGACAAAGCGCTTCAGATCATCAAGGAAATAGCCGGAACCCAGCTCGACGCGGAACTGGTCGAAGTTTTTCTCGAAATTATCCGCGAGAAGGAATCGGCCAAATCCGGAAAGGTCGCCGCGGCTGTTTGA
- a CDS encoding methylated-DNA--[protein]-cysteine S-methyltransferase: MGKQSNFEYCIGAVSTTLGTVAFIWSAKGLVANSFFYKSLGSALKEIAPLARKLGIEKVEVSKSDAPPAWIGKFFTAYANGDGKTCKRLLSDSAKFDFALATDHRKKVWNSMLSIPWGATATYGELSAKIKSAPRAVGGACGANRCPVIIPCHRVIGAGGDLRGFGGGIKLKAMLLAHEGIQAVG; the protein is encoded by the coding sequence ATGGGAAAACAATCCAACTTCGAGTATTGCATCGGCGCCGTCTCCACAACGTTGGGAACGGTCGCATTCATCTGGTCGGCGAAGGGACTTGTTGCCAACTCCTTTTTTTACAAGTCCCTCGGCTCCGCGCTCAAGGAAATCGCTCCACTAGCGCGCAAGCTCGGCATCGAAAAAGTCGAAGTTTCGAAATCCGATGCGCCTCCAGCCTGGATAGGCAAGTTCTTCACGGCCTATGCAAACGGCGACGGCAAGACCTGCAAGCGCCTTCTTTCGGATTCGGCCAAGTTCGACTTCGCGCTGGCCACCGACCATCGCAAGAAGGTCTGGAACAGCATGCTCTCGATTCCATGGGGCGCTACTGCGACTTACGGCGAGCTTTCCGCCAAGATAAAAAGCGCGCCGCGCGCGGTCGGCGGCGCCTGCGGCGCGAACCGTTGCCCGGTGATAATCCCCTGCCACAGGGTGATAGGTGCTGGCGGCGACCTTCGCGGCTTCGGAGGCGGAATCAAGCTCAAGGCGATGCTGCTTGCCCACGAGGGCATTCAAGCGGTTGGTTGA
- a CDS encoding thymidine phosphorylase, producing MGGFDILCAIETKKRGDALSEDEISGFVTGFVSGQIPDYQASALLMAIVLRGMSDKEVFALTEAIWRSGGTLAFPGLGKPLVDKHSTGGVGDKVTPLFVPLMMAAGAVCCKMSGRGLGHTGGTIDKLETIPGFRTSLSADELDGQIRSIGGAIVGQSADLAPADKKLYALRDVTGTVDSIPLIVASIMGKKLAGGAGTIVLDVKVGKGAFFRDEAAAREFARLAEAAGARFGRKVVCVLTKMDSPLGHAVGNLLEMIEVWDALLGKGPADLLEVVYELGSAALVESGLAVSKAAARDKLMQLIADGSARVAFEKLVKAQGGSLGALRERFGELASVPRAYIAARKAGFIHSIDALAIGEAARALGAGRFELDDSIDPFAGILLLKKPGDRIELKEPWALCYFNLGTPSVIARLGSTREAVGSGIEMLLHDAIAIGGELPEPNPNSR from the coding sequence GTGGGCGGATTCGACATCCTTTGTGCCATCGAAACCAAGAAGCGCGGCGATGCTTTGTCGGAAGATGAAATCAGCGGATTTGTAACCGGATTCGTATCCGGACAAATACCCGATTACCAAGCGAGCGCCTTGCTGATGGCGATCGTGCTGCGCGGCATGAGCGACAAGGAAGTGTTCGCGCTCACCGAGGCGATTTGGAGGAGCGGCGGCACGTTGGCGTTTCCCGGCCTGGGAAAGCCGCTGGTGGATAAGCATTCCACGGGGGGTGTCGGCGACAAGGTAACGCCGCTTTTTGTTCCGCTTATGATGGCCGCGGGAGCGGTATGCTGCAAAATGAGCGGGCGCGGCCTCGGCCACACCGGCGGGACGATTGACAAACTCGAAACCATTCCCGGATTCCGGACATCGCTTTCCGCAGACGAATTGGACGGGCAGATTCGCTCCATAGGCGGGGCGATAGTAGGTCAAAGCGCGGATCTTGCCCCCGCGGATAAAAAGCTTTATGCGCTGCGCGATGTGACGGGAACGGTGGACAGCATTCCGCTGATCGTCGCAAGCATAATGGGCAAAAAGCTTGCCGGCGGCGCGGGGACGATCGTGCTCGACGTGAAAGTAGGAAAAGGAGCCTTTTTTCGCGACGAAGCTGCGGCGCGTGAATTTGCGCGGCTTGCTGAAGCGGCGGGAGCGCGTTTCGGACGGAAAGTGGTTTGCGTTCTCACAAAGATGGACTCGCCGCTCGGTCACGCGGTCGGGAATCTGCTGGAGATGATTGAAGTGTGGGACGCGCTTCTGGGCAAAGGGCCTGCTGATTTGCTGGAGGTAGTGTACGAGCTTGGCTCGGCGGCGCTGGTTGAATCCGGCTTGGCGGTTTCCAAGGCCGCGGCCCGCGACAAACTAATGCAGCTTATTGCCGACGGCTCGGCGCGCGTTGCCTTCGAAAAGCTGGTCAAAGCGCAAGGAGGGTCGTTGGGCGCGCTTAGGGAAAGATTCGGCGAACTCGCATCCGTCCCTCGGGCGTACATCGCGGCCCGCAAGGCAGGGTTCATCCATTCCATTGACGCGCTTGCGATCGGGGAAGCCGCGCGGGCGCTCGGCGCAGGCAGGTTCGAACTCGACGATTCCATCGACCCGTTTGCAGGCATCTTGCTTCTTAAAAAGCCTGGCGACAGAATCGAACTCAAGGAGCCTTGGGCGCTCTGCTACTTCAATCTGGGCACACCGTCGGTAATCGCGAGGCTGGGCTCGACACGCGAAGCTGTCGGCTCCGGAATTGAAATGCTGCTGCATGACGCGATTGCCATCGGCGGAGAGCTTCCCGAGCCGAATCCGAATTCCAGGTGA
- a CDS encoding AbrB/MazE/SpoVT family DNA-binding domain-containing protein, whose amino-acid sequence MNQVAFNSVQEAMPPKMLVGRESQVIDGRFRIRLPQNLCNTEIRDVVITLSPHRKWLEILPKWTYEALYNQLWPKTSLSSYSGFINYSDRDYVDNLREVLESHHRTAIDDSQRVVIPQDLREAIGLKQGDTVVLIGMLDKVEVWREEDYVSYSQTRKNRDLSLVFGSEGLKAGGKGGDAGLEHLNLPGGDPASG is encoded by the coding sequence ATGAATCAAGTCGCTTTCAATTCGGTGCAGGAAGCTATGCCTCCCAAGATGCTTGTGGGACGCGAGTCGCAGGTCATTGACGGGCGGTTCCGCATCAGGCTTCCGCAAAATCTGTGCAACACGGAGATCCGTGATGTGGTGATCACTCTCAGCCCGCACAGAAAGTGGCTTGAGATTCTTCCCAAGTGGACGTACGAGGCTCTTTACAACCAACTTTGGCCGAAAACCAGCCTCAGCTCGTATTCCGGATTCATCAACTACAGCGATCGCGATTACGTGGACAATCTGCGCGAAGTGCTCGAAAGCCATCACAGGACGGCAATAGACGATTCGCAGCGCGTTGTCATCCCGCAGGACCTGCGCGAGGCCATCGGTCTCAAGCAAGGCGACACCGTGGTTCTCATCGGCATGCTTGACAAGGTCGAAGTGTGGCGTGAAGAGGACTACGTTTCCTACTCGCAAACCCGCAAAAACAGGGACTTGTCCCTGGTTTTCGGTTCTGAAGGGCTCAAGGCCGGCGGCAAAGGCGGCGACGCCGGTCTTGAGCACCTTAATTTGCCCGGAGGAGATCCTGCTTCGGGCTAG
- the rsmH gene encoding 16S rRNA (cytosine(1402)-N(4))-methyltransferase RsmH: MSTLICPEEILLRASRFMEENPRLHASVMVEEVVRYLDPKPGGKHLELGVSTGGHLLRVCKLISPGGFAVAVDLDGQAIEIARRRIEETLTECRVVFLQGDYGELPALLSPAGIPEDFFNSCVLDAGMSGFQLEGGRGFSYKRDQELDMRFDPGMKLTAKELVNGASVEELSRILAEVGDIPEAAKVAAAIAKARAIRPINTTFELIEAVSEIWPEKMPYGKRMRRLGQLFMALRDIVNPGAKGLRGGIEHAVKYLSKNKGRFALLTFSGGENRVAKSVLNAYRRPGESNSDWVVKEITPGAVRPSRQEVKANPAAHSAMLRVFERRAVAQEKE, encoded by the coding sequence TTGAGCACCTTAATTTGCCCGGAGGAGATCCTGCTTCGGGCTAGCAGGTTCATGGAGGAAAATCCCAGGCTTCACGCAAGCGTGATGGTCGAGGAAGTGGTGCGATACCTCGACCCGAAGCCGGGAGGAAAGCACCTGGAATTGGGAGTATCAACAGGCGGTCATCTGTTAAGGGTGTGCAAGTTGATTTCTCCCGGCGGATTCGCCGTCGCCGTTGATCTCGACGGGCAGGCCATAGAGATCGCTCGGCGAAGGATTGAAGAAACGCTCACGGAGTGCCGCGTTGTGTTTTTGCAAGGGGATTACGGGGAATTACCCGCTCTTCTTTCCCCCGCGGGGATTCCGGAGGATTTCTTCAACAGCTGCGTCCTGGACGCCGGAATGAGCGGTTTTCAGCTCGAAGGCGGCAGGGGATTCAGCTATAAGCGCGATCAGGAATTGGACATGAGATTCGATCCGGGAATGAAACTTACTGCAAAGGAATTGGTCAACGGCGCGAGCGTCGAAGAGCTTTCCCGCATACTGGCCGAAGTCGGCGACATTCCGGAAGCCGCAAAAGTCGCCGCGGCGATCGCCAAGGCGCGGGCGATACGTCCGATAAACACAACCTTCGAGCTTATCGAGGCGGTGTCCGAGATTTGGCCGGAGAAAATGCCGTACGGGAAGCGCATGCGCAGGCTTGGCCAGCTTTTCATGGCGCTTCGCGACATCGTCAATCCGGGCGCGAAGGGATTGCGCGGCGGTATCGAACACGCCGTCAAATATTTAAGCAAAAACAAGGGCCGCTTTGCGTTGCTCACGTTCAGCGGCGGCGAAAACAGGGTGGCGAAATCGGTTCTTAACGCATACAGAAGGCCCGGTGAATCCAACTCCGATTGGGTTGTAAAGGAAATTACGCCTGGGGCGGTCAGGCCTTCCAGGCAGGAAGTTAAAGCGAATCCAGCCGCGCATTCCGCGATGCTGCGCGTATTCGAGCGCCGCGCGGTCGCGCAGGAGAAGGAGTGA
- a CDS encoding penicillin-binding protein 2 translates to MAIREYRGHDCGFDPAILKWRIICASLLMAFFSVFIIAFVVKWQTVDRDKVLEMMRSKWQASYEVPARRGAIRSRGGSLLAISEKTWEVVVDPLIVGDGAVASEKLAELFGGSKEELLARIADGKRKGSRYLKVADGLSQSEMVATMNLNLKGVFVSEGYRRFYPFKDQMSPHTIGFIRLRDDVHFQAESAFDEYLEGEPGQVFYQRDSKWGRIPESTFIQKEVRNGLDVYLTIDENIQIICDAELDVAFASNKAEWGLVSVMDPYTGEILACAVRPTFDPNECVRGAKVGSIAVNPLYGMVVEPGSIIKPIIIAGALDRGYITLDDKYYCPATLKIDDTTVSEAHKGKGFGLITVKEGIIKSSNVLMAQVGTDLGMNKLMEILDGAMLLERPGLGLPTETAGLPPNLAKLDKHGRYYEQYDSDEGRIAFGQGPAMSPLAILTAYAELANGGYAVQPKIILGTAKDVGAALEYAGLARTEYAPFKVSATDRLKRKQVYSKDTVEAVRQALVEVVHSDRGTGKAARLSSGLTVAGKTGTAQIHNPNGKGYLKGQYLSSFVGYFPAAAPRYVVMVMFKNPRGKYYGGEVSAPVFKRVADRICYLDRISPEVVEGDGRT, encoded by the coding sequence ATGGCGATTCGCGAATACAGAGGGCATGACTGCGGATTCGACCCCGCCATTCTTAAATGGCGGATCATCTGCGCGTCGTTGCTCATGGCATTCTTTTCCGTATTCATCATCGCGTTCGTCGTCAAATGGCAGACCGTGGATCGCGACAAAGTCCTCGAAATGATGCGCTCCAAATGGCAGGCGTCATACGAAGTGCCCGCGCGGCGCGGTGCGATTCGCTCTCGCGGCGGCTCGCTGTTGGCGATCAGCGAAAAAACCTGGGAAGTCGTGGTCGATCCGCTGATAGTCGGCGACGGTGCCGTGGCATCCGAAAAGCTCGCCGAATTGTTCGGCGGCTCGAAGGAAGAGCTGTTGGCGCGCATTGCCGATGGAAAGCGTAAGGGAAGCAGGTATCTGAAAGTGGCGGACGGGCTGTCGCAATCCGAAATGGTTGCCACCATGAACCTGAATCTCAAAGGGGTTTTCGTCTCGGAAGGTTACCGCAGGTTTTATCCGTTCAAAGATCAGATGTCGCCGCACACCATCGGTTTCATCCGGCTGCGCGACGACGTCCATTTTCAGGCGGAATCCGCGTTCGACGAATATCTGGAGGGCGAGCCCGGTCAAGTATTTTACCAGCGGGACAGCAAGTGGGGCAGGATTCCCGAATCCACTTTCATACAAAAAGAAGTCCGCAACGGCCTCGATGTTTACCTGACGATCGACGAAAACATTCAGATAATCTGTGACGCGGAGCTGGATGTCGCTTTCGCTTCCAACAAGGCGGAGTGGGGGCTTGTTTCGGTGATGGATCCTTACACCGGCGAGATTCTCGCGTGCGCCGTGCGCCCCACTTTCGATCCCAACGAGTGCGTCCGTGGAGCGAAGGTAGGCTCCATCGCGGTCAATCCGCTGTACGGCATGGTCGTCGAGCCGGGAAGCATAATCAAGCCGATAATAATCGCCGGCGCGCTTGACCGCGGCTATATAACGCTTGACGACAAGTACTATTGCCCGGCGACGCTGAAGATTGACGACACAACGGTTTCGGAAGCGCATAAGGGAAAAGGTTTCGGCCTGATCACGGTCAAAGAAGGAATAATCAAGTCCAGCAACGTCCTCATGGCGCAGGTTGGAACCGACTTGGGGATGAACAAGCTCATGGAAATTCTTGACGGGGCCATGCTTCTCGAACGGCCCGGGCTGGGATTGCCCACCGAAACCGCAGGGCTGCCCCCGAATTTGGCGAAGCTGGACAAGCACGGCCGATATTACGAGCAGTACGATTCGGACGAGGGCCGCATCGCATTCGGCCAGGGGCCGGCCATGTCGCCTTTGGCGATTCTCACGGCATACGCCGAGCTTGCCAACGGCGGTTACGCCGTTCAGCCGAAGATTATTTTGGGAACTGCGAAAGACGTCGGAGCGGCGCTGGAATACGCTGGTTTGGCGAGAACCGAATACGCCCCCTTCAAGGTTTCCGCTACGGACAGGCTGAAACGCAAGCAGGTTTACAGCAAAGACACGGTCGAAGCTGTAAGGCAAGCTCTGGTTGAAGTTGTGCATAGCGACAGGGGAACAGGCAAAGCCGCCCGGCTGTCGAGCGGGCTGACCGTCGCCGGCAAAACCGGCACCGCGCAGATTCACAATCCGAACGGCAAGGGATACTTGAAAGGCCAGTACCTTTCCAGTTTCGTCGGTTACTTTCCGGCGGCCGCGCCCAGATACGTCGTTATGGTCATGTTCAAAAATCCGCGTGGCAAGTATTACGGCGGCGAGGTGTCGGCTCCGGTTTTCAAGCGGGTGGCGGATCGCATCTGTTACCTGGACAGGATAAGCCCGGAAGTCGTTGAAGGCGACGGACGGACTTAG
- a CDS encoding UDP-N-acetylmuramoyl-L-alanyl-D-glutamate--2,6-diaminopimelate ligase, which yields MKLAKLVEKLEVVELRVADPEVEITSVSHDSKKCGKGTLFVALKGTKRDGHEYIPEAIANGADAVLCEHSLSLVDPKQKVANIVRVADGRDSLAAAAAEIAGNPSKKLTVIGVTGTNGKTTVVSMLCHILEGAGVPVVGLTTVGTLRGGVYTSESDLTTPDPVFLQHTFAKALADGVTHVVMEVSSHSLSQKRVAHTKFKAGAFTNLTEDHLDFHGTMDAYFAAKAEFFKSYLVDPAGQYAVIWKDDPAGKKLASLSGAQIITCSMEDRNADICAEPMELTPLGSRFEMALDVSKISQVSSAWIPQTGRAVRTVGMRLPGTFNIANSLVAAGLALGQGVGIEQVAAGIESFPGVPGRLERIDEGQRFTVIVDYAHTPDALENVLRTLQQLRHQRGRVILVMGNGGDRDRDKRPLCGSIGAEMSHRFFVTTDNPRTEDPDAIIAGIVSGVKPPHKDRITVIPDRRKAIEAAISIAGPEDIVLIAGKGHETYQIIGTQKFPFDDREVAREILRGIQS from the coding sequence ATGAAGTTGGCGAAGCTTGTGGAAAAGCTTGAGGTGGTTGAATTGAGAGTGGCCGACCCCGAGGTCGAGATCACTTCGGTCAGCCACGATTCCAAGAAATGCGGAAAGGGAACGCTTTTCGTCGCCCTAAAGGGGACAAAGCGCGACGGCCACGAGTATATTCCCGAAGCAATCGCCAACGGTGCGGATGCGGTTCTTTGCGAGCACAGCTTGAGCCTTGTGGATCCAAAACAGAAAGTTGCAAACATCGTACGCGTAGCGGATGGGCGGGACTCTTTGGCAGCGGCCGCAGCCGAAATCGCCGGCAACCCTTCAAAAAAACTCACCGTAATCGGTGTCACGGGCACCAATGGAAAGACCACCGTCGTCTCGATGCTTTGCCACATTCTTGAAGGCGCTGGTGTCCCGGTGGTCGGTTTGACCACGGTCGGAACCCTCCGGGGCGGCGTTTACACTTCTGAAAGCGATCTTACCACTCCGGATCCGGTGTTTCTGCAACACACGTTCGCGAAAGCGCTGGCGGATGGCGTCACGCACGTTGTGATGGAAGTATCGTCGCACTCGCTCTCCCAGAAGCGCGTCGCGCATACCAAATTCAAGGCGGGCGCATTCACCAATCTAACGGAAGATCATCTAGATTTCCACGGCACCATGGACGCGTACTTCGCGGCCAAGGCCGAATTTTTCAAGTCTTACTTGGTTGACCCCGCAGGGCAGTACGCGGTCATTTGGAAGGACGACCCCGCGGGCAAAAAACTGGCCTCTCTTTCCGGAGCGCAAATAATAACCTGCTCCATGGAAGACAGGAATGCCGACATATGCGCCGAACCAATGGAGCTTACCCCCTTGGGCTCCCGGTTCGAAATGGCGCTGGATGTCTCCAAAATTTCCCAGGTTTCCTCCGCCTGGATCCCCCAAACCGGCCGGGCAGTACGCACCGTCGGCATGCGTCTGCCCGGCACTTTTAACATCGCAAACTCGCTGGTCGCGGCCGGCCTTGCGCTCGGACAGGGCGTGGGGATTGAACAAGTCGCGGCCGGAATCGAATCGTTTCCCGGCGTGCCAGGGCGCCTCGAACGCATCGACGAAGGGCAGCGGTTCACGGTCATCGTGGACTACGCCCACACTCCCGATGCGCTCGAAAACGTGCTCCGCACGCTCCAACAACTTCGCCATCAGAGGGGGCGCGTAATCCTTGTCATGGGCAATGGCGGCGACCGTGACAGGGATAAGCGCCCCCTTTGTGGGTCTATCGGCGCGGAGATGAGCCATCGGTTTTTTGTCACGACGGACAACCCGCGAACCGAGGATCCCGACGCGATCATTGCGGGCATAGTTTCCGGCGTGAAGCCCCCCCACAAGGATCGCATAACTGTGATTCCGGACAGGCGCAAAGCCATCGAAGCCGCTATTTCCATTGCCGGGCCGGAAGACATCGTCCTGATTGCCGGAAAAGGCCACGAGACCTACCAGATAATCGGGACACAGAAGTTTCCTTTCGACGACAGGGAAGTCGCCAGGGAAATATTGCGGGGAATTCAAAGCTGA
- a CDS encoding UDP-N-acetylmuramoyl-tripeptide--D-alanyl-D-alanine ligase — translation MRDFRITVGELATAAGAEVLRGDPDTLVLSFDIDSRTIQPGALFFALRGARADGHDFVAAAEERGASGAVVRSGFEPPTGLPAHFCLIAAGDVQHAMEEMASHIRRKSAVVLVGITGSVGKTTAKEILAHVICERFSTLHSKANWNTEIGVPLTLSRITGETEVVVQEMAMRGRGQIARLSEIARPDHAVITNARSVHIELLGTKDEILKAKLEITKGLGADGSLWLNRDEAAWTWLDDVSAREAAHKRIGFSGEVRTFGMDERADVSATGAELLGLSGSEFKLNFPDETALVRFPLLGNGAIASAISVAGVAWKLGLSARDVADRLETLKHTPGRLNPVERPFGTVIDDAYNAGPDSVLNAIGLLRSVQVTDNRPVIAVIGDMLELGAQAEIEHHRIGRSLSALEPYRAIVAGDYAATIEQGTGDHEPWLVPVPTHNRGRYDEAFIARVLAETRRAIKSCPEPPVVLVKASRSVGLDRVVAELVNRDVIPAGRCGNG, via the coding sequence GTGCGGGATTTTCGCATCACAGTCGGTGAACTTGCGACGGCCGCGGGGGCCGAAGTTTTGCGCGGCGACCCGGATACACTCGTCCTCTCTTTCGATATAGATTCAAGAACCATCCAGCCCGGAGCGTTGTTTTTCGCGCTGCGCGGCGCGCGCGCGGACGGGCATGATTTCGTCGCTGCGGCGGAAGAGCGCGGCGCGTCCGGCGCGGTAGTGCGGAGCGGATTCGAGCCGCCAACCGGTCTCCCGGCCCATTTCTGTCTGATTGCGGCGGGCGATGTGCAACATGCTATGGAGGAAATGGCGTCGCATATCCGGCGGAAATCGGCAGTAGTCCTCGTCGGAATAACCGGCAGCGTCGGCAAGACCACCGCCAAAGAAATACTTGCGCACGTCATCTGCGAAAGGTTTTCCACGCTGCACAGCAAGGCAAATTGGAATACCGAAATCGGAGTGCCCCTGACGCTGTCCAGAATTACCGGGGAGACCGAAGTCGTGGTACAGGAGATGGCGATGCGCGGGCGCGGCCAGATCGCGCGACTCTCGGAAATCGCGCGCCCCGACCACGCGGTTATTACCAATGCGCGCTCGGTGCACATCGAGCTGCTCGGCACAAAGGACGAAATACTCAAGGCCAAACTGGAAATCACGAAGGGGCTTGGCGCGGACGGCTCGCTTTGGCTGAATCGAGATGAAGCGGCGTGGACCTGGCTGGACGATGTCTCCGCGCGCGAAGCCGCGCACAAGCGCATCGGCTTCAGCGGCGAAGTGCGCACGTTCGGAATGGACGAGCGCGCGGATGTATCCGCCACGGGCGCTGAATTGCTTGGGCTTTCCGGCTCCGAATTCAAGCTTAATTTTCCGGATGAAACTGCATTGGTGCGGTTTCCGCTTTTGGGGAACGGCGCGATTGCTTCAGCGATATCGGTCGCCGGAGTTGCATGGAAGTTGGGATTGTCCGCGCGCGACGTTGCTGACAGGCTTGAAACTTTGAAGCATACGCCCGGCAGGCTGAATCCCGTCGAAAGGCCGTTCGGGACGGTCATTGACGATGCTTACAATGCCGGCCCTGATTCGGTTTTGAATGCCATCGGGCTTTTGCGCTCGGTTCAGGTGACCGACAACAGGCCGGTAATCGCGGTAATCGGGGACATGCTTGAATTGGGCGCGCAGGCCGAAATCGAGCACCACAGGATCGGCCGCTCGCTTTCCGCGCTTGAGCCGTACCGGGCGATCGTAGCGGGCGATTACGCGGCCACTATCGAGCAGGGAACCGGAGATCACGAGCCGTGGCTTGTGCCCGTGCCTACGCATAATCGGGGGAGGTACGACGAAGCATTCATCGCGCGCGTGCTTGCAGAAACGCGGCGCGCGATTAAGTCCTGTCCCGAGCCGCCGGTTGTGCTTGTCAAGGCAAGCCGGTCGGTCGGTTTGGATCGCGTCGTCGCGGAGTTGGTCAATCGAGACGTGATTCCGGCCGGGAGGTGCGGCAATGGCTGA
- a CDS encoding phospho-N-acetylmuramoyl-pentapeptide-transferase has product MADAFRHLAEFAIFGAVGFALTFALAKALGKAGAFQQYRRWGPIAHFAKGNVPTAGGVVFILGTTLFWIYHVASRPWGGDMPPILADRAFITITVICATTVLTGLVGFADDYLKLAGKGSLGVPARYRFALQLLLGAFASFLLAPEGSQLELPPNRVIWEPSPLLFAILGAVMFAAIVNGVNFTDGLDGLASGAVLISFFGLSSINSFASNDILLSLVFASCGLIVGYLALNLKPARIFMGDTGSYALGALVALLFISSGLLFAVFLLGIVYFVEIASVIAQVAIFRLTGRRLFRMSPVHHHFEQLGYREETVVAGLWIVQAIGCAIGVLAAAKAA; this is encoded by the coding sequence ATGGCTGATGCCTTCCGTCACCTGGCCGAGTTCGCGATATTCGGCGCAGTAGGATTTGCCTTGACCTTCGCACTGGCGAAGGCGCTGGGCAAGGCCGGTGCATTCCAGCAATACCGCAGATGGGGGCCGATCGCGCACTTTGCGAAAGGCAACGTTCCCACGGCCGGCGGCGTCGTTTTCATTCTCGGAACGACATTGTTTTGGATTTATCACGTTGCGTCCAGGCCGTGGGGCGGCGACATGCCGCCGATTTTGGCGGACCGCGCGTTTATCACGATTACGGTCATCTGCGCGACGACAGTTCTTACGGGTTTGGTCGGATTCGCCGACGATTACCTGAAGCTCGCGGGGAAGGGAAGCCTCGGCGTCCCGGCCCGCTACAGATTCGCCCTCCAACTCCTCCTTGGAGCATTTGCCTCTTTCCTCCTTGCCCCAGAGGGCTCCCAGCTCGAACTTCCCCCTAATCGAGTTATATGGGAGCCCTCCCCCCTTCTTTTCGCGATACTGGGGGCGGTGATGTTCGCGGCGATTGTCAACGGAGTGAATTTTACGGACGGACTCGACGGACTTGCGTCCGGCGCTGTGCTTATTTCGTTTTTCGGACTTTCCTCGATCAACTCGTTCGCGTCGAACGATATTCTTCTTTCGCTTGTCTTCGCTTCCTGCGGGCTGATTGTGGGATATCTTGCGCTCAATTTGAAGCCTGCAAGGATTTTCATGGGAGACACGGGGAGCTACGCCCTCGGGGCGCTGGTGGCGCTTTTGTTCATTTCCAGCGGTCTATTGTTCGCGGTTTTCCTTCTGGGAATCGTGTATTTCGTGGAAATCGCGAGCGTGATTGCACAGGTCGCAATCTTCAGGTTGACGGGCAGGCGCCTGTTCAGGATGAGTCCCGTTCACCATCATTTCGAGCAACTGGGATACCGCGAGGAAACGGTCGTTGCGGGGCTTTGGATTGTCCAGGCAATCGGCTGCGCGATTGGAGTGCTTGCCGCGGCGAAGGCCGCCTGA